A genomic window from Chanodichthys erythropterus isolate Z2021 chromosome 1, ASM2448905v1, whole genome shotgun sequence includes:
- the atg2a gene encoding autophagy-related protein 2 homolog A isoform X1, giving the protein MSRWLFPWSGSIKKRACRYLLQHYLGHFLEERLSLDQLSLDLYNGSGVISEINLDVWAVNELLESLGAPLEIVEGFVNSIAVTIPWAALVTEHCTLEVTGLQITCRPKYRTNGNWDSQGWSSCMTSSMQLAQECLKDPPEASEEPPAPLEGLEMFAQTIETVLRRIKVTFLDTIVRVEHHSLDAEAGVALEMRIKRVDYCDEAVRDSSQTVPVDIHQPPAFLHKILQLNSVQLLYETLGASQGLIHSGIMASSRETDENDGDDDASDVPQSLHPTPKPPEPLLIGQCSGFIETTVKIKQNEMLPGPKFELDGKVGCLHLLLSPSQITQLTDLLSSLCIETSDGSGGVGVSGGGVSRPLGSDDLRLIEEDLSKQLNSEMYDRDLELDSEPYISTLENREMFYSMGPGYMTSSVLSTRSGSELSDSEMESSIHSQSSLAQTNPVSPQGMLNCPRRYPVPGSLSSLPQCSRPPKRSSRGGQSEPMKPDSLLRLSLGGVTLTLLEQDPPPGPDGFSSLAEVSRLFFRELAFFKDSMFSERDFQNLRGSFAKACAYSHIRVTGAAVQLACEMRSAGRHTRATTSDLSFSRLELLECLWDSGSPQYTELLQFQSAGLFTMGTTARPCAQFHHSLFERHMRKSGSRRRVVRRDSSLRVELGELGSELDLDILGRLEDILQALSHCPSPPQRNTAHAAESYLLELHSSLLLQSPYAVLKVRFPIPDLRPPGLRRPLSQRAVRNEILSLQISNLELKSQQGPDVQQDGPCNPGAKLTKLLEACFTDLHGVYEGWEGESFPCIRVQKSPDPQNPDGIPRIQVRVNEGAGSDGVGVCEGVNRDLGLGSMSLENPCELREKNSSPFSSNRTMFETEEMVIPADPEEMEEFQSQCICQCQYVVDITFPVAYILLPSKEAFLSIYNRINNDLLMWEPPPPPPSPPPAPPSSFQSSRSPSHQHRPEDDEFYLCKSAFRLESDSEEEEPQFYSAKQSKRRKHLEPQSSHDLSLLCLTVLIGKGRLQAMTDSKNEAGRKVDLCHGELVLDLEGGKIFSVTQHQNNPNLNFLTIESKRVELYHKAEVPDSPIPVKLEMPRFTSPGHLDPTIYPTEVGVSSVGGRETGVQMLSTAIKITLDLERNVKEFLVALRLHGATLRHHMALTNHSWHEQIVDFLDVIDDDILGYTPPAVITVLHTHLATCAVDYRPLYLPLRVLFTAESFSLSSNIIVDTATFHLRFILDDSALYLSDKCESDTVDLRRDYVCVLDIDLLELAITTWKGTDSSKLTQPLFELRCSNNVVHVHTCADSCAALVNMLQYLVSQGDLHPPPRHTSPTEIAGQKLLLSESPASLPSCPPAETAEINQCDLTDALIDTERILQEETQDSAGSPSIRRASPVSVYLFPGEAPKLRPSVLEGEESDIDGLVSTAMEAHADMMSEEGSEGSTDNDDFCILEAPGMGIPPRDGEPVVTVLSQGPVKVRDGYYSRPRGSSDLLRAPARFPVPQNRVVLREVSVVWHLYGGKDFGGKPSSAHTPHSHKVRSAAPGARGSPSRSAGPSRPQNSWRWVGGSGRQHTLLMEIQLTKVSFQHETYPVVTPPATGLDAEGPGLGEQPISRQVFIVQELEVRDRLASSQINKFLYLYTSESMPRRAHSNMLTVKALQVMPESGLGGPECCLRISLLPLRLNIDQDALFFLKDFFSSMAAGVNPYLPVDPAAEVRTDAPQKASDDTDPASGLGHDLAASVETTYSEQSSSSAGSSSSSDQPIYFREFRFTSEVPIWLDYQGKHVVIEQGTFAGILIGLAQLNCSELKLKRLCCRHGLLGVDKVIQYAVNEWLTDIRKNQLPGILGGVGPMHSVVQLFHGVRDLFWMPIEQYRKDGRIIRGLQRGAASFGTSTASAALELSNRLVQAIQATAETVYDILSPTPPLTRYITEGRPTPRPRRTPQPADLREGVAKAYDTVREGVIDTAQTLCDVASRGHEQKGLPGAVGGVLRQIPPTVVRPLIVASEATSNLLGGMRNQIKPDARKEDFLKWRTEVGQE; this is encoded by the exons ATGTCTCGGTGGCTCTTCCCCTGGTCGGGCTCAATAAAGAAACGGGCCTGTCGGTACCTCTTGCAGCACTACCTGGGCCACTTTTTGGAGGAGAGACTCAGTTTGGACCAGCTGAGCTTGGACCTGTACAATGGCAGCGGTGTCATTAGTGAAATTAACCTGGATGTTTGG GCGGTGAACGAGTTGTTGGAGTCATTGGGAGCTCCGCTGGAGATTGTTGAAGGTTTTGTGAACAGCATCGCAGTGACCATTCCCTGGGCGGCACTTGTGACAGAACACTGCACCCTTGAAGTCACTGGATTGCAAATAACATGCAGACCCAAATACAGAACCA ATGGAAACTGGGATTCCCAAGGATGGTCGTCATGCATGACGTCCAGCATGCAGCTGGCCCAGGAGTGCCTGAAGGACCCGCCCGAGGCATCAGAAGAGCCGCCTGCTCCACTGGAGGGCCTGGAAATGTTTGCACAGACCATCGAGACAG tTCTACGTCGAATAAAAGTCACTTTCCTGGACACCATAGTGCGAGTAGAACACCATTCCCTGGACGCTGAGGCTGGGGTCGCCTTAGAGATGCGCATTAAACG ggtggattattgtgATGAGGCTGTAAGAGACTCAAGCCAGACAGTGCCTGTAGACATCCACCAGCCACCAGCCTTCCTGCACAAGATCCTTCAGCTTAACTCTGTACAGCTGCTCTATGAGACCCTGGGAGCATCACAG GGGCTGATCCATTCTGGTATCATGGCGAGCAGCAGGGAGACAGATGAAAATGATGGAGATGATGATGCATCTGATGTCCCTCAATCATTGCATCCCACCCCAAAGCCCCCTGAGCCTCTGCTGATTGGACAATGCTCTGGATTCATAGAGACAACAGTCAAAATCAAACAGAATGAAATGCTGCCTGGGCCAAAG TTTGAGTTGGATGGTAAAGTAGGGTGTCTCCACCTGCTGCTGTCCCCCAGTCAGATCACTCAGCTGACAGACCTCTTGTCCTCCCTCTGCATCGAGACATCAG ATGGCAGTGGTGGTGTTGGTGTGTCTGGTGGGGGTGTCTCTAGGCCTCTTGGGTCTGATGATTTGCGGCTGATTGAAGAGGATCTTAGTAAGCAGCTGAACTCAGAAATGTATGACAGAGACCTGGAGCTGGATTCAGAGCCCTATATCAGTACTCTGGAGAACAGAG AGATGTTTTATTCGATGGGTCCTGGTTATATGACCAGCAGTGTGTTGTCGACACGCTCTGGGAGTGAATTATCTGACAGTGAGATGGAGTCATCCATTCATAGCCAGAGCAGCCTGGCTCAAACAAACCCTGTGTCTCCACAG GGAATGCTTAACTGTCCTCGTCGTTATCCTGTACCAGGATCCTTATCTAGTTTGCCTCAATGTAGCAGACCTCCAA AACGGTCATCTCGAGGCGGCCAATCAGAGCCGATGAAACCAGACTCATTGCTCCGTCTCTCTCTGGGTGGAGTCACCCTGACTCTGTTAGAGCAGGACCCACCTCCTGGGCCAGATGGGTTCTCCTCATTGGCTGAGGTGTCACGGTTGTTTTTCCGTGAGCTTGCGTTCTTTAAGGACAGCATGTTCAGCGAGAGAGACTTCCAGAACCTGAGAGGAAGCTTTGCTAAAGCATGTGCCTACTCCCACATCAG GGTGACTGGTGCAGCAGTGCAGCTGGCATGTGAGATGCGTAGCGCAGGGCGACACACCCGAGCCACGACCTCTGACCTCTCCTTCAGCAGGCTGGAACTGCTGGAGTGCCTGTGGGACTCGGGCAGTCCGCAGTACACAGAA CTTTTGCAGTTCCAGTCAGCCGGTCTCTTCACGATGGGCACCACTGCCAGACCCTGTGCCCAGTTCCACCACAGTCTGTTTGAGAGGCACATGCGAAAG AGTGGAAGCAGGCGGCGTGTGGTGCGCAGAGACAGCTCACTGCGGGTGGAGCTCGGGGAGCTCGGCTCTGAGTTGGACCTGGACATTCTGGGCCGACTGGAGGACATTCTGCAGGCCCTGAGCCACTGTCCCTCACCACCCCAAAGAAACACAGCACATGCTGCAGAG TCTTATTTGTTGGAGCTGCACTCTTCTCTCCTGCTCCAATCTCCTTACGCTGTGCTGAAGGTCCGTTTCCCCATCCCTGACCTTCGACCCCCGGGGCTGAGGCGACCCCTAAGCCAGCGTGCAGTGCGCAATGAGATCTTGAGTCTGCAGATCTCCAATCTGGAGCTGAAGTCTCAGCAGGGGCCAGACGTTCAGCAGGACGGTCCCTGCAACCCAGGGGCCAAACTTACCAAACTACTAGAGGCCTGTTTCACTGATCTGCACG gagTGTATGAAGGCTGGGAAGGAGAATCATTTCCCTGTATCCGTGTGCAGAAGAGCCCAGATCCACAGAACCCTGATGGCATTCCCAG GATTCAGGTGCGAGTGAATGAGGGAGCGGGCTCTGAcggtgtgggtgtgtgtgaaGGGGTGAACAGGGACCTGGGGCTGGGCTCCATGTCTCTGGAGAACCCATGTGAACTACGAGAGAAGAACAGCTCTCCCTTCTCATCCAATCGCACTATGTTTGAGACGGAAGAG ATGGTGATCCCAGCTGACCCAGAGGAGATGGAAGAATTTCAGTCTCAGTGTATATGTCAGTGTCAGTATGTGGTTGACATCACGTTTCCTGTAGCTTACATCCTTCTGCCCAGTAAAGAGGCTTTTCTGAGCATCTATAACAG GATTAATAATGATCTGTTGATGTGGGAGCCCCCTCCACCTCCTCCATCCCCTCCTCCTGCTCCTCCTTCTTCTTTTCAAAGTTCTCGTAGTCCTTCCCACCAGCACAGACCTGAAGATGATGAATTTTACCTCTGTAAATCTGCCTTCAGGCTGG AATCTGACTCTGAGGAAGAGGAGCCTCAGTTCTACTCAGCCAAACAATCAAAAAGAAGGAAACACTTAGAGCCTCAGTCCAGCCACGACCTCAGTCTGCTCTGTTTAACGGTGCTGATTGGCAAAGGTCGCCTTCAAGCCATGACAGACAGCAAg AATGAAGCTGGACGTAAAGTGGACCTCTGTCATGGAGAACTCGTTTTGGACTTGGAAGGGGGGAAGATTTTTAGTGTGACGCAACACCAGAACAATCCCAATCTCAACTTCCTGACAATAGAGAGCAAAAGAGTGGAGCTGTATCATAAAG CGGAGGTGCCAGACTCCCCTATTCCTGTGAAATTGGAAATGCCCAGGTTCACTTCCCCAGGTCATCTGGACCCTACCATTTACCCCACAGAGGTGGGGGTGAGCAGCGTCGGTGGCCGAGAAACCGGCGTTCAGATGCTGTCGACTGCCATTAAAATCACATTAGATCTTGAAAGGAATGTGAAG GAGTTTCTGGTCGCACTGCGACTCCATGGTGCTACTTTACGACATCACATGGCGTTGACCAATCATAGCTGGCATGAGCAG ATTGTTGATTTCCTTGATGTCATCGATGATGACATTTTAGGCTACACCCCACCTGCTGTAATCACAGTTCTTCACACACACCTGGCCACCTGTGCAGTGGACTACAG GCCTCTTTATCTTCCTCTGCGAGTTTTGTTTACAGCCGAGTCCTTTTCTTTATCCAGCAACATCATTGTGGACACCGCAACCTTTCACCTCAG GTTTATCTTAGATGACTCTGCATTGTACCTGTCTGATAAATGTGAAAGTGATACGGTGGATTTGAGGCGAG ACTATGTTTGTGTGTTAGACATTGATCTGCTGGAACTGGCCATAACGACTTGGAAAGGAACCGACTCAAGTAAACTG aCTCAGCCGCTGTTTGAGCTTCGTTGTTCTAATAATGTAGTTCATGTACACACCTGTGCGGACTCGTGCGCTGCTCTAGTTAACATGCTGCAGTACCTGGTTTCCCAAGGCGATCTACACCCTCCCCCTCGCCACACATCCCCCACAGAGATCGCTGGACAGAAACTTCTG CTGTCAGAAAGTCCCGCATCCCTTCCCTCATGCCCACCAGCAGAGACAGCAGAAATTAACCAATGCGACCTCACAGATGCCTTGATCGACACAGAGAGAATCCTACAGGAAGAGACGCAAGATTCTG CAGGTTCGCCTTCCATCCGCCGAGCCTCACCTGTCTCGGTCTATCTGTTCCCGGGAGAAGCCCCCAAGCTCCGCCCCTCTGTTCTAGAAGGGGAGGAGTCTGATATTGATGGACTGGTCTCCACAGCTATGGAAGCTCATGCAGATATGATGTCAGAGGAAGGCTCAGAGGGTTCCACTGACAATGATGATTTCTGCATCCTAGAGGCTCCTGGGATGGGCATCCCA cCTAGAGACGGTGAGCCTGTGGTGACAGTGCTCTCCCAGGGTCCTGTAAAGGTGCGGGATGGGTACTACTCTCGGCCACGGGGCAGTTCAGATCTGCTACGCGCCCCGGCCCGTTTCCCAGTGCCTCAGAACAGAGTGGTGCTCCGAGAAGTGTCCGTCGTCTGGCACCTGTATGGTGGCAAAGACTTTGGTGGCAAACCCAGCTCAGCCCATACACCGCACAGCCATAA GGTTCGCTCAGCTGCTCCCGGAGCCCGTGGTTCTCCTTCTCGTTCAGCAGGGCCCTCGCGGCCCCAGAACTCTTGGCGGTGGGTTGGAGGAAGTGGGCGGCAGCACACGCTGCTCATGGAGATACAACTGACAAAG GTCAGTTTCCAGCATGAGACGTACCCAGTGGTGACGCCCCCTGCTACAGGACTAGATGCAGAAGGACCGGGCCTTGGGGAGCAGCCTATTTCCCGCCAGGTGTTTATCGTCCAGGAACTTGAAGTGAGAGACCGCCTGGCTTCCTCTCAAATCAACAAGTTCCTGTACCTGTACACCAGTGAGAGCATGCCACGCAGAGCCCACTCCAACATG TTGACAGTGAAAGCACTACAGGTGATGCCTGAATCGGGTCTGGGCGGACCGGAGTGCTGTCTGAGAATCAGTCTGTTACCGCTGCGACTCAATATCGACCAG GATGCACTTTTCTTCTTGAAGGACTTTTTCAGTAGCATGGCTGCAGGAGTTAATCCTTACTTACCTGTCGACCCTGCAGCTGAGG TGAGGACTGACGCTCCTCAGAAGGCTTCAGATGACACAGATCCTGCCTCTGGATTGGGCCATGATCTCGCTGCTTCTGTAGAAACAACTTATAGTGAGCAGAGTTCCTCCTCCGCTGGCTCCTCGTCCTCCTCCGACCAACCCATCTACTTCAG AGAGTTTCGGTTCACCTCTGAAGTTCCCATCTGGCTGGACTATCAAGGAAAGCATGTAGTTATTGAGCAG GGAACATTTGCAGGCATTCTTATTGGCCTGGCCCAGCTGAACTGCTCTGAACTGAAGCTGAAGAGATTGTGCTGCAGACATGG GCTGCTGGGTGTTGATAAGGTGATTCAGTACGCAGTGAACGAGTGGCTTACTGACATCAGGAAGAACCAGCTGCCGGGGATTCTGGGAGGTGTAGGTCCCATGCATTCTGTTGTACAGCTCT TCCATGGTGTACGTGATCTGTTCTGGATGCCCATTGAGCAGTACCGCAAGGATGGACGCATTATCCGAGGCCTCCAGAGGGGGGCGGCATCATTCGGCACCTCTACAGCCTCTGCTGCCCTAGAGCTCAGCAACAGACTAGTGCAGGCAATTCAG GCTACCGCTGAGACCGTGTATGACATCTTATCTCCAACCCCGCCTCTGACACGTTACATCACTGAGGGACGCCCCACTCCCCGTCCCAGACGCACCCCTCAACCAGCTGACCTCAGAGAGGGTGTGGCCAAGGCCTATGATACTGTCAGAGAG GGTGTGATTGACACCGCTCAGACTCTATGTGACGTTGCGTCTCGTGGACACGAGCAGAAAGGTCTTCCTGGAGCAGTGGGTGGGGTTTTGCGCCAGATCCCGCCTACTGTGGTCCGTCCACTTATAGTTGCCTCAGAGGCCACTTCGAACCTTCTGGGAGGAATGCGGAACCAAATTAAACCAGATGCGCGGAAAGAGGACTTCTTAAAATGGCGCACCGAAGTTGGCCAAGAATGA